The Fusobacterium sp. IOR10 DNA segment CACATCCTTTCTTTTGGTGTCGCAACTTAATTGTAACGGATTTTTTTATTTGTCTCAATTTTTTTTTGCAAAAAATAAAGGCATTAGTATTTTTACAAATACCAACACCAAATATTATAGACCCATTATATATTAAATTGGATAAAAAAAGCTGATTATTAAAATCAGCTTTTTGTTTTTCTAAGATTGTTGTGCCTCTTCTATTACTTTTTCAGCTACATTTTCTGGCATTTTTTCATACTTTAGAAAATCAAATTCAAAACTACCCTTTCCTCTAGACATTGATTTAAGATCTATTGCATATCCTAAAACCTCCCTATGAGGTACTTCAACAGATATTTTTTGTTCTCCATATGTAAGGGGAACTATACCTAATATTTTTCCTCTTCTTTTATTCATATCTCCCATTATATCCCCTGTATACTCCTCTGGTATGACTATTTTCATCTTTACAATAGGTTCTAACAATACAGGTGATGCGCTTTCCATAGCCTTTCTAAAGGCTACTATAGAAGCTTGTTTAAAGGAAAGTTCATTTGAATCCACAGAATGATAAGAACCATCATATATTGTTGCCTTATAATTTATTACTGGATATCCAGCTAAAGGTCCTCTTTTAGATGCTTCGTGTAATCCTTTTTCAACTGCAGGTAGATATTGTTTAGGAACTACTCCTCCTTTTATTTTATCTACAAATTCGTATTCTCCAGTATCAAGAGGCTCAAATTTTATATATACCTCACCATATTGTCCAGCTCCACCAGATTGCTTTTTATGTTTTCCTTGAACAGATGTTTCTTTTCTAATTGTTTCTCTATAGGCTATTTTAGGAACAGTTAATTCAGCTTGAACTTGAAATTTATTATATAGCTTACTTAAAACAACTTCCAAATGTTTTTTTCCCTGTCCACCTAATAAAAGTTCCTTTGTTTCTACATTTCTTATAACTCCCAAAGTAGGATCTTCTTCTATTAACTTTTGTAAACTTATACTTAGTTTTTCATCGTCTGATTTCTTAACAGGTATTACATTCATATATAAACAAGGCTTTGGAAATTTTATGTTCTCATAAATTATGGGATTATTTTTATCACATAGGGTATCCCCAGTTTTTACATCTTGAAGTTTTGTTGTTGCTGCTATGTCCCCTGCAACAACTTTATCAGTATCCCTTTGTTTTATTCCTCTTACAAAATAAAGATTATTTAATTTTTCTTTCTTATTTTGAGTAGAATTCAATACTTCCATATCCTTTGTTGCAGTTCCTGTATTAACTTTAAATAATGAGATTTTTCCAATAAAAGGATCCACTATAGTTTTAAATACAAAGGCTGAAAAAGGTTCATCTTGCTTTGCACTCCTAATTATTTCCTCTTTAGTCTCTGGATTTATTCCATGGATTAATCCGTCCTTTGCTTCTGCTGGTGTAGGCATATAATCAAATATCATTTGAAATAAAGTGTGTATCCCTGTCATATTAGTAGCTGATCCAACTAGAACTGGTACTAAATCCCCATCTATTACACCTTTTCTTAGGCCCTCATGAATTTCTTCAACAGTAAATTCCTCATTATTAAAATATTTCTCCATAGCTTCTTCACTGGTCTCAGCTACTGCTTCTAAAAGTAAATTTTTTATACTATGAAAATCTTCGTGGTCAACTAAAGGCTGATCTTCACAATGATTTCCTACATTTATTCTACATTTATCTTCAATTACATTTATAAACCCTTTGAAATCTTCACCTTCTCCCAATGGAATAGAAAATGGTGCTATTTTTTTCCCAAACTTACTTTTTAAATCTATTAATATTTTTTTATAATTTATTGCTCCCTTATCCATTTTATTAATAAATATTATTCTTGGAATTTTTCTTTCTTCTAGCAATCTCCAAGCTTTTTCAGTTCCTACTTCTATGCCCTCACTGGCATCTAATACAATTACAGCTCCAGCTGCAACTGTCAAAGCAGATAAAACCTCCCCTGAAAAATCAAAGTATCCAGGAGTGTCTAAAATATTATAAATATGTCCATCATAATCTAGAGATACTACTGATGTATTTATTGAAAATTTTCTAGATTTTTCTTCATCATCATAATCTGAAACTGTGTTTCCTTTATCAATATTTCCTAAATTACTTATTACATTAGCTCTTAATAATAACGATTCAACTAAAGATGTCTTCCCAGAGCCTCTATGCCCTAAAAAACTTACATTTCTTATTTTATCTGTAGTATAATTCTTCATAAAAATAACCCCCTGTAAAAACTTATTTATAAATATCCACACTATTGTATATAGCCCATAATTTTAAAATAAGCAAGATTTTTTTATGTATAAATTTAAGAAAATAAAAAAGAGGACTATTCGTCCTCTTAAATAATTTGGAAATTAAACTAGTTTAATTTTCCTAATAAAGTTTTTCCTGCTTTAAATTTAACACTTTTTCTAGCTTCTATTTGAACTTCTTCTCCAGTTTTAGGGTTTCTTCCAATTCTAGGAGCTCTTTCAACAACCTCTAATTTTCCCCATCCTATAAAGTTAATATTTTCTCCAGATACTAATGTTTCTTCCATTATATTTAATACTGCTTCTAATTTTCTTTCAGCTTCAGCTTTTGAATTAAATGTTCCTCTTTCAAAAAGTACGTTTGCTAATTCTTTCTTTGTCATTTTTTATTCCTCCAAAATTATTTAATAAAATATCATACAGCCTTTTAGTTATATCATACTTATCAAAGAAATTCAATTATATTTTTGAAGAAGTTAAACTTTTGTGATAAAATCTTAAGATAATATAAATAAATTTTAAGGAGAAAATACTATGCTTAAAGAATATTATTTTGATAATTCTGCAACTTCTAATCCAAAACCAGATATAGTGATAGAAAAAGTTACAAATGTTTTAAAAAATTTAAACGGGAACCCTGGTAGAAGTGCCTATAATAAAGCTATTAAAATTAATCGAGAAATTTTTTCAGTTAGAGAAAAAATAGCCAAATTTTTTAATATTAAAAATCCACTTGAAATAGCATTTACAAAAAATGCAAGTGAAAGTCTTAATATAGCTATTAAAGGATGTAATTTTAAAAACTGCCATATTATTACATCTGTTTTAGAGCATAATTCAGTGCTTAGACCTCTACATTATTTAGAACAAGAAAAAAATGTAGCACTTTCATTTATAACTCCAGAAATTTCTGATGAAAAATTAGAAAAGTCTATTTTAGATAAAATTAATGAAAATACAAAAGCCATAGTTATCAATCATATTTCAAATGTTACTGGATATATTTTTAATATTGATATTATTGGAAATATATGTAAAAAGCATAATATTTTATTTATAGTAGACGCCTCACAAAGTGCTGGATTTTTAGATATTGATGTTATTAAAAGTAATATTGATATTCTCTGCTTTACAGGGCATAAATCTCTATTTGGAATACAAGGTATTGGAGGAATTTATGTTAATAAATCAATTACTATTCATCCTATTTTAGAGGGCGGAACAGGTAGCTTCTCTAAATTAGAAAGACAACCTTTGGTGATGCCTGAAGCTTTAGAATGTGGAACTTTAAATACTCCTGGAATAATTTCACTGGGAACTGGAATTGATTACATTAATAAAATAGGTTTAAATAACATTCAAGAACATGAAATTCAACTTACTAATTTGTTTATAGAAAATTTAAAAAATATTGATGACATAATAATTTATGGAGAACTTGATATTAAAAGAGGACCTGTAGTAAGTATAAATATCAAAAATATACCTAGTTCTGAACTTGCTTCCATACTTAGCGAAGAATATAATATTTGTACAAGAAGTGGATTTCATTGTGCTCCCCTTGCTCATAAATTTTTAAAAACTTATGAAATTGGAACTGTTAGATTTTCCTTTGGATATAAAAATACAATGGAAGAAATCAATTTTGCCACAAATAAAATAAAAAATATTGTAAATTTTATTAATAAAAGAAGTTAAATAAATATTTGATATATAAGCTTTGTTCTCTTAATCTAAATTTAGTTTTCAGATAATCAAAAATTTTTATTGACAATTTTTGCATTATTTGGTATTATATTTCTTGTTCGAGGGGATATAGCTCAGTTTGGGAGAGCAACGCACTTGCACTGCGTAGGTCAGCGGTTCGATCCCGCTTATCTCCACCAAGATGTGCCTAGATAGCTCAGTTGGCTAGAGCATACGGTTCATACCCGTACGGTCGATAGTTCGAATCTATTTCTAGGCACCATACTTACAATTTAATACACTTATGGGGATATAGCTCAGTTTGGGAGAGCAACGCACTTGCACTGCGTAGGTCAGCGGTTCGATCCCGCTTATCTCCACCAAAACGTGCCTAGATAGCTCAGTTGGCTAGAGCATACGGTTCATACCCGTACGGTCGATAGTTCGAATCTATTTCTAGGCACCATTTAGTAAATTTTAACCATTCTTTTATAAAGAATGGTTTTTTTATTGAATTAATTATTTTTCATTGTTATAATTAACTATAGCTGATTTCAATAAGGAGAAAATAATTATGTACAAATGTATTCAGTTAAAAAAAAATAAAATAATTTACTTACAAATTTATAATTTTTTGAAGGGAAAAATAGAAACTTCAGAATTAACTGGAAAACTTATGCCAATTAGAAAATTAGCTAAGTTGATCAATGTAAGTCCTTCAACTATTTCCAAAGCTTATTCTGAATTAGAAAAAAATGGCTTTGTTATAAAAAAAGAAGGCAGCGGAGTTTATATTAATAAAAATCAGTATCAAAATATTTTTCTTGAGGATCATATGGAATCTGAAAAATTTAATTACGGACATTTCAATCCTGAATTCAAAATAGATCTCTCCTCTGCTACTCCAAATGAAACTATACTTCCTATAGGAATTTTAAAAAAAGCTATTAATGTGATTCTTGATAGGGATCAAAAAAATGCATTTTTATATGAGGATCCAAAGGGATATTATTTTTTAAGAAAAACTATTTGCGAAAAATTAAAAACTGATGACAATATTTCTGTTAATATAGATAATCTCTATCTAGTTTCAGGTGCTCAACAAGGAATTGATTTATTCTCTAAATCTTTTTTATCTCCTGGAGATGTTGTTGTTGTTGAGTATCCCACATACAAAGGAGCTATTAATACTTTCAAAAAAATTGGTTGTAAAATTATTTCTATACCAATACTTGAAGATGGTTATTCCTTAGAAAAATTTCAAAATATATTATTAAAAAATAAAGTTAAACTTTTCTATACTATGACTAATTTCCAAAATCCAACTGGTTTTTCAATGAGTAAAGAAAAAAAATTAAAATTATTAGAATTATCAAATAATTTTGATTTTCATATACTTGAAGATGATAGTCTTTCTGATATTTATTTCACTAAGAAAAAACCTTCAACTTTAAAAAAAATGGATTCAAAAAATAGAGTTATATATATTAAAAGTTATTCTAAAATTTTTATGCCTGGTCTTAAATTAGCCTGTATTGCTCTTACTGATAACATTAAAATATTAAGAAAATTCACATATAAAATTATGCATTCTGGTTTAAACCAACGAGCTTTCCAATATTTGTTGGAAAATAATTATTGGGACATTCATATGGAAAAAGCTAGAATTTCTTTCAAATATAAACAAACTCTCATGTATAATTCCCTACTTAAAATAGAGAATATTAATTTTTATAAGCCTAAAGGTGGATTATCTTTTTGGATAAAACTTCCTGAAAATGTTTCATCAAAAGCTGTATATCTAAAACTTTTATCTAAAGGAATTGGAATATTACCAGGAATCCTTTTTTCTTCTACTCTTGATAATTATATAAGAATTAGTTTTGCACAATGCAAAAATGAAGATATTGATTTTTCAATTACTCAATTAAATTTAGCAATAATATCATTAAATTAAATTTCATAGGAGGCTTTATGGCTATAAATTCTGTACAACTTATAATTTCAAAAGAAAATCTTTTACACAATATTAATCATCTTAAAAAAAAATATAACCAAAAAATTCTTCCTGTAGTAAAAGCCAATGCTTACGGACATAGTATTAAATTAATAACTCAAATATTATTTGAAAACCATTATGATGAATTTGCTGTTGCACGTCTTAGTGAAGGGATTTCTATATTGAAAAACCCATCCTTTAAAGGTAAAATTTCAATACTTATATTTGAATCAATAGGAAAAAGTAATCTTGAGATAATTAAAGAAAATTCTGAATTAATAATGTCTGTAAATACTATTACAGAACTTTGTGAAGCTCTTGATTATGGAATATCCCCCCTTCAAATTTCAATTAAAATTGATTTTGGATTTGGTAGAAATGGAATATTACTATCTGAATTTCAACAATTAAAAAAAATCTTAGATAAGGAAGCTCTTACTTTCAGAGGAATATACTCTCATCTTTTTTCATGTGATTATGAGAAAGGTAAAAAAATTATAGCTGATTTTGAAAGAATTATTTTATCCCTTGGTAAGGATAAATTTAAAATGATTCATTTACAAAATAGTGCTGGAACCATTCATTTTGGGGATCTAAAATATACAACTCATTTGAGAATTGGAATGCTTATATATGGACTACAAGAGGAAGGATTCTTTGAAGAAAATTTAAGACAGGTATTTAAATTTAAGGGGAAAATTGCTGGAATAAAGAATGTTGAGAATTCTTCTTATCTTGCATATAATTCTAAAAAAAATCTAGATATTGAAAGCTATGAGTATATTGCAAAAATTAAAATAGGTTATGGAGATGGGTTCTTAAAAATAAATGAAGGTACAACTTGTTTAATTGGAAATAAAGAATATACTATTTCTTTAGTTACTATGGATAATACATTTATTGAAGTTGATTCTAAAATTAAAGTTGGAGATCCTATTTTTCTTTATCCTAATTTAACCTTAGCCAAACAAGAAACAACCCTTAATATATATGAGTTACTTACTGTTATTAACTCCAGAATTGAAAGAATAATTATATAAATTTAAAAAATATTATTTGACTTATTTGTTAAAATAATATATACTCTTACACATATTAAGAAAGTCGGAGGTGGCATATGAAGAAATATATTATTTCAGCAATTATAAATAACAATAATAATAATGGCAATATGTCGGGATTTGAACTTACTTAATGTTTTATAGCATTTAGAGGGCAAATCCATTTTATCTTATTAAAATTGAGATTTGAGCCCTGATTAATTTGTTAATTTTAACCATTTGGGGCAACACTCAAATGGTTTTTTTTATTTAAATTTTAAAGGAGTGATTATTATGAAAAAATGTATTATACCAAGTGGATATGAAAACAAACTAAGCTTATTTGAAACTGAAGTAAGTATTAAAAAAGTTAAAGATTTCTTCCAAAATTCTATAGCTTATGAATTAAACTTAACTAGAATTTCTGCGCCTCTTTTCCTTAGCGATACTTCTGGACTTAATGATAACCTAAATGGATATGAAAGACCTGTAGGTTTTGATATTAAAACTATTCCTGGAGAATTCTCTGTTGTTCATTCTTTAGCAAAATGGAAAAGAATGGCATTAAAAAAATATGAATTCCCTATGCATGCTGGGCTTTATGCTGATATGAATGCTATTAGAAGAGATGAAGACGAATTAGATCCTTTACATTCTATTTATGTTGACCAATGGGATTGGGAACTTATAATAAAAAAAGAAGAAAGAAACTTAGAATTTTTGAAAAAAATAGTTAAACGTATTTTTAGATCACTTCAAAAAACTGAAAAATATATTAACAGAGAATATCCTCTTCTTAGTGAAAAATTACCTGAAGATATATTTTTTATCACTTCTCAAGAATTAGAAGATGCTTATCCTGATTTAACACCTAAAGAAAGAGAAAATGCTATTGCTAAGAAATATAAAGCTGTTTTCATTTCTCAAATTGGTAAAATTTTAAAATCTGGAGAAAAACATGACGGTAGAGCACCTGACTATGACGATTGGGATTTAAATGGAGATTTAATTGTATGGTATGAACCATTACAATGTGCCTTAGAATTAACTTCTATGGGTATTAGAGTTAGTGAAGAATCTCTAGCAAAACAACTTACTATAGCTGGAGCTGAAGATAGAAGAGAATTACCTTTCCACAAAGCTCTTCTTAACAAAGAATTACCTTATACAATAGGTGGAGGAATTGGACAATCTAGAATTTGTTTATTCTTCTTAGAAAAAATTCATATTGGAGAAGTTCAAGCATCTGTTTGGCCAAAGGAAATGATTGACCATTATAAAAAAAGTGGAATTAAATTTCTATAATTTTCAATAAATTCATAAAAGCCAAGGAGTAGATGAATAATCTATTCCTTGGCTTTTATATTTAATTTTCATTTAAAATACTTTCAAATAAAAAGAATTTTACTTAATACCTTTAATAATATATAATCTTAATATAATTAAAATCTATTTGGAGGTAATATGAAAAAGATAACTTATTTTGGAATAATTTTATTAATTTTAACCTATATGTTAAAATTTAAATTTACACTTGGGATAGTGGTTCTATCTGTTTACTTAATCTTTGTTTTACTTGCTCTTACTAAAAGAACTTCAATAAATCAAATAATTAATATTTCTTTTGAATATAGCCACAAATCTAAAGTTGTACTATTGATCTTTATTTTTGTTGGAGCTCTTACATCTAGTTGGATTGCTTCTGGGACTATTCCAGGAATAGTTTATTATGGGATAAAATTTATTAATCCTAAAATTTTTATATTATTTTCATTTTTAATAAGTTGTTTTGTTTCTTTCTTTTTAGGAAGTTCTTTTGGAGCTGCAAGTACAATAGGAGTTGCTCTTATGGCCATTGCTAGAAGTGGAAATTTAAATCCAAATATTGTTGGAGCTACAATTCTTTCAGGAATATATTTTGGAGATCGATGGTCCCCTTTATCCTCTAGTTGTAATTTAATAGCCTCTTTAACCTCAGTTAACATATATGATAATTTAAAAAATATGATAAAATCAATGATTATACCATTTCTTATAACATGCCTTGCATATTTTTTATTATCTCAAAAATATGTTTTAGATACAGCTGAAAGTCAGCTATCAAC contains these protein-coding regions:
- the fusA gene encoding elongation factor G, giving the protein MKNYTTDKIRNVSFLGHRGSGKTSLVESLLLRANVISNLGNIDKGNTVSDYDDEEKSRKFSINTSVVSLDYDGHIYNILDTPGYFDFSGEVLSALTVAAGAVIVLDASEGIEVGTEKAWRLLEERKIPRIIFINKMDKGAINYKKILIDLKSKFGKKIAPFSIPLGEGEDFKGFINVIEDKCRINVGNHCEDQPLVDHEDFHSIKNLLLEAVAETSEEAMEKYFNNEEFTVEEIHEGLRKGVIDGDLVPVLVGSATNMTGIHTLFQMIFDYMPTPAEAKDGLIHGINPETKEEIIRSAKQDEPFSAFVFKTIVDPFIGKISLFKVNTGTATKDMEVLNSTQNKKEKLNNLYFVRGIKQRDTDKVVAGDIAATTKLQDVKTGDTLCDKNNPIIYENIKFPKPCLYMNVIPVKKSDDEKLSISLQKLIEEDPTLGVIRNVETKELLLGGQGKKHLEVVLSKLYNKFQVQAELTVPKIAYRETIRKETSVQGKHKKQSGGAGQYGEVYIKFEPLDTGEYEFVDKIKGGVVPKQYLPAVEKGLHEASKRGPLAGYPVINYKATIYDGSYHSVDSNELSFKQASIVAFRKAMESASPVLLEPIVKMKIVIPEEYTGDIMGDMNKRRGKILGIVPLTYGEQKISVEVPHREVLGYAIDLKSMSRGKGSFEFDFLKYEKMPENVAEKVIEEAQQS
- a CDS encoding HU family DNA-binding protein, with amino-acid sequence MTKKELANVLFERGTFNSKAEAERKLEAVLNIMEETLVSGENINFIGWGKLEVVERAPRIGRNPKTGEEVQIEARKSVKFKAGKTLLGKLN
- a CDS encoding aminotransferase class V-fold PLP-dependent enzyme — encoded protein: MLKEYYFDNSATSNPKPDIVIEKVTNVLKNLNGNPGRSAYNKAIKINREIFSVREKIAKFFNIKNPLEIAFTKNASESLNIAIKGCNFKNCHIITSVLEHNSVLRPLHYLEQEKNVALSFITPEISDEKLEKSILDKINENTKAIVINHISNVTGYIFNIDIIGNICKKHNILFIVDASQSAGFLDIDVIKSNIDILCFTGHKSLFGIQGIGGIYVNKSITIHPILEGGTGSFSKLERQPLVMPEALECGTLNTPGIISLGTGIDYINKIGLNNIQEHEIQLTNLFIENLKNIDDIIIYGELDIKRGPVVSINIKNIPSSELASILSEEYNICTRSGFHCAPLAHKFLKTYEIGTVRFSFGYKNTMEEINFATNKIKNIVNFINKRS
- a CDS encoding PLP-dependent aminotransferase family protein, giving the protein MYKCIQLKKNKIIYLQIYNFLKGKIETSELTGKLMPIRKLAKLINVSPSTISKAYSELEKNGFVIKKEGSGVYINKNQYQNIFLEDHMESEKFNYGHFNPEFKIDLSSATPNETILPIGILKKAINVILDRDQKNAFLYEDPKGYYFLRKTICEKLKTDDNISVNIDNLYLVSGAQQGIDLFSKSFLSPGDVVVVEYPTYKGAINTFKKIGCKIISIPILEDGYSLEKFQNILLKNKVKLFYTMTNFQNPTGFSMSKEKKLKLLELSNNFDFHILEDDSLSDIYFTKKKPSTLKKMDSKNRVIYIKSYSKIFMPGLKLACIALTDNIKILRKFTYKIMHSGLNQRAFQYLLENNYWDIHMEKARISFKYKQTLMYNSLLKIENINFYKPKGGLSFWIKLPENVSSKAVYLKLLSKGIGILPGILFSSTLDNYIRISFAQCKNEDIDFSITQLNLAIISLN
- a CDS encoding alanine racemase encodes the protein MAINSVQLIISKENLLHNINHLKKKYNQKILPVVKANAYGHSIKLITQILFENHYDEFAVARLSEGISILKNPSFKGKISILIFESIGKSNLEIIKENSELIMSVNTITELCEALDYGISPLQISIKIDFGFGRNGILLSEFQQLKKILDKEALTFRGIYSHLFSCDYEKGKKIIADFERIILSLGKDKFKMIHLQNSAGTIHFGDLKYTTHLRIGMLIYGLQEEGFFEENLRQVFKFKGKIAGIKNVENSSYLAYNSKKNLDIESYEYIAKIKIGYGDGFLKINEGTTCLIGNKEYTISLVTMDNTFIEVDSKIKVGDPIFLYPNLTLAKQETTLNIYELLTVINSRIERIII
- the asnA gene encoding aspartate--ammonia ligase yields the protein MKKCIIPSGYENKLSLFETEVSIKKVKDFFQNSIAYELNLTRISAPLFLSDTSGLNDNLNGYERPVGFDIKTIPGEFSVVHSLAKWKRMALKKYEFPMHAGLYADMNAIRRDEDELDPLHSIYVDQWDWELIIKKEERNLEFLKKIVKRIFRSLQKTEKYINREYPLLSEKLPEDIFFITSQELEDAYPDLTPKERENAIAKKYKAVFISQIGKILKSGEKHDGRAPDYDDWDLNGDLIVWYEPLQCALELTSMGIRVSEESLAKQLTIAGAEDRRELPFHKALLNKELPYTIGGGIGQSRICLFFLEKIHIGEVQASVWPKEMIDHYKKSGIKFL